A genomic stretch from Dissulfuribacter thermophilus includes:
- a CDS encoding FAD-dependent oxidoreductase, with protein MSKICIIGGGIAGIQCALDLSEAGLNVIIVESGDALGGISALLDKTFPTNDCSMCTLAPKLVDLSQRPNVEILTRAEINGIHAEEGEFTIAVTLNPRFVDEKKCISCGRCEDVCPVFVTPQGATHTLRKKAISIPFPQAIPNSFVLNPKACLYFLYGSCKKCEAICPTKAINLEETKVGTRIKAQALVIATGAGLFDPTPLKALGYKTLPNVITNLEMELMLKATGPTGGKVLRPSDRKEPQSVAWIQCVGSRMIAPLTRPFCSDTCCMSSVKEALNTKEVCHKIVTDIYFLDLRAHQKGSEIYYQKAKALGVNFIRSRICSLDWAPGDKIELRARRIGGTVESRTYDLVVLATGRSPSQTLKQFLEQPQKLYDDFGFIATKGEETFKTPIGGIYACGSSTSPKSIPHSVIEGSAAAGAVIINMSHKSDNSKYEHPSTLNCSQKSPAKIGVFICKCGGNISDHLPVESLKQASLLLDGVEHCEIVEFACSKDALSIIKEQIKNKGLNRIVVAACSPHTHEATFQEAIKPLGLGPWAISMANIRNHNAWVHKSQPILAEEKAKDQIRIEIERVRKLKPIAPKQYPVIKEVLIIGGGISGMKCAIDFARLGFPVTLLEKEKELGGNARFVHKTWRGTFFKQLLKDLTERVQNHPKITVLTEAKLLTHTGRAGSFTSKIETKEKGTIVINHGVTVVATGAKEFRPDEYLYGDSKRILTHLELDRILNSKEDATKIISKAKEIAFIQCVGSREENRPYCSRVCCTHTIMTALLLKEINPALDIFIFYRQMRTYGLREKFFLEAKKKGVHMIPFSTDHKPIVKKILAMDETGQVSTKLKLSYQDPYTNQILKLYPDLVILASAIVPDLRDNKELSDILGIPLDEEGFFKEAHLKLRPVETIQKGIFITGLAQFPKELDETFSQCSAVVSRATASILSKDTLLLDTPIARVIKDKCDGCGLCVDPCPFRAIKIIEYIFKKEVKRTIEIEEANCTGCGICVATCPKEGIEVSGFEPSTILSQIDAIIKERNNGDFEPYILGFLCHWCAYASADLAGAHKIEYPANVRFIRVMCTGTVNPNIIVYALSRGIDGVIVLGCHPGECHYHKGNLVALERKETIELILEEYGISPERYLLDWCSSGQAERFVNIVTEFVEKIKDLGPNTHTITTFQPPTANNLKDERRYPPMTRCFDGVLYYWDGHRYRSSKSAQRSLKKHLDKGFEVKLIPEENVFLIYTRKEINDHLN; from the coding sequence ATGAGTAAGATTTGCATAATAGGAGGTGGCATTGCAGGCATTCAATGCGCTCTGGACCTGTCGGAGGCAGGCCTAAATGTCATAATTGTTGAATCTGGTGATGCCTTAGGTGGCATATCTGCCCTACTTGACAAGACCTTTCCAACAAATGACTGCTCAATGTGCACCCTTGCCCCTAAGCTTGTTGATCTATCCCAAAGACCCAACGTGGAAATCCTGACTCGGGCAGAAATTAATGGCATTCATGCAGAAGAAGGGGAGTTCACCATAGCTGTAACCTTAAATCCTCGCTTTGTGGATGAAAAAAAATGTATATCATGCGGACGTTGTGAAGATGTATGTCCTGTTTTTGTGACACCACAAGGCGCTACACATACACTTAGGAAAAAGGCCATCTCAATACCATTTCCCCAGGCCATACCAAACAGTTTTGTCTTAAATCCCAAGGCCTGTCTTTACTTCCTTTATGGATCTTGCAAAAAATGTGAAGCTATTTGCCCCACAAAAGCCATAAACCTCGAAGAAACCAAGGTCGGAACCAGGATAAAGGCCCAGGCTTTAGTTATAGCAACTGGCGCAGGTCTTTTTGACCCTACACCACTCAAGGCTCTAGGATACAAAACCCTTCCAAACGTAATCACTAACCTCGAAATGGAATTGATGCTTAAGGCCACTGGCCCAACTGGAGGAAAGGTGCTACGTCCTTCAGACAGAAAAGAACCCCAATCAGTTGCCTGGATTCAATGTGTTGGTTCAAGGATGATCGCACCTTTAACTCGACCTTTTTGTTCAGATACATGCTGCATGTCTTCTGTCAAAGAGGCCTTAAACACAAAAGAGGTTTGTCATAAAATTGTTACAGATATTTATTTTCTTGACCTCCGTGCCCATCAAAAGGGTAGTGAGATATATTATCAAAAGGCAAAGGCCCTAGGGGTCAACTTCATTAGAAGCAGGATATGTAGTCTAGATTGGGCTCCAGGAGACAAAATAGAACTAAGGGCCAGACGAATTGGCGGCACAGTAGAGTCCAGGACTTATGATCTCGTAGTCTTAGCAACTGGAAGATCACCATCTCAGACCTTAAAACAGTTTCTCGAACAACCCCAAAAACTATATGATGATTTTGGATTTATTGCCACAAAAGGCGAGGAGACCTTCAAAACCCCAATAGGGGGTATCTATGCATGCGGCTCTTCTACTTCTCCCAAATCAATACCTCACTCGGTTATAGAAGGTAGCGCAGCTGCTGGGGCCGTAATAATAAACATGTCACATAAAAGTGACAATTCAAAATATGAACATCCGTCCACTTTAAATTGTTCCCAGAAATCTCCTGCTAAAATTGGAGTTTTTATTTGTAAATGTGGGGGAAACATCAGCGATCATTTGCCAGTAGAATCTTTAAAGCAGGCAAGTCTACTCTTGGATGGAGTTGAGCACTGTGAAATTGTAGAGTTTGCATGCAGCAAAGACGCACTTTCGATCATCAAAGAACAAATAAAAAATAAAGGACTCAACCGAATTGTTGTTGCCGCTTGTAGCCCCCACACTCACGAAGCCACCTTTCAAGAGGCAATAAAGCCATTAGGACTTGGGCCGTGGGCAATTTCCATGGCAAATATCCGAAATCATAATGCCTGGGTACATAAATCCCAACCAATCCTTGCAGAGGAAAAGGCCAAGGATCAAATTCGAATCGAAATCGAGCGTGTACGAAAACTAAAGCCTATAGCCCCAAAACAATATCCAGTTATAAAGGAGGTTTTGATTATCGGGGGTGGGATCAGTGGGATGAAGTGTGCAATTGACTTCGCACGCCTGGGCTTTCCTGTAACCCTTTTAGAAAAAGAAAAGGAATTGGGGGGAAATGCCCGCTTTGTGCACAAAACATGGCGGGGAACATTTTTTAAACAATTGCTTAAAGACTTAACAGAACGCGTGCAGAACCATCCCAAAATCACAGTCTTGACCGAGGCAAAATTACTGACTCATACAGGGAGAGCAGGATCTTTCACCTCAAAAATAGAGACAAAAGAAAAGGGCACTATCGTCATAAACCACGGCGTTACAGTTGTAGCAACAGGAGCAAAAGAATTTAGACCAGACGAATATCTCTATGGAGACTCCAAACGAATTTTGACACATCTTGAACTGGATAGGATACTCAATTCCAAAGAAGATGCCACAAAAATAATTTCAAAGGCTAAAGAGATCGCTTTTATTCAATGTGTGGGATCCAGAGAGGAAAACAGGCCTTATTGTAGCAGAGTCTGTTGTACTCACACCATCATGACGGCCCTTTTATTAAAAGAAATAAACCCTGCCCTTGATATTTTCATTTTTTACAGGCAGATGAGGACCTATGGACTTCGAGAAAAATTTTTCTTGGAGGCAAAGAAAAAAGGGGTCCATATGATCCCATTTTCTACTGACCACAAGCCTATAGTTAAAAAGATTTTGGCTATGGATGAAACAGGTCAGGTCTCTACTAAGCTGAAACTCTCCTATCAGGATCCATATACCAATCAAATTCTCAAACTCTATCCTGATCTGGTTATACTCGCATCTGCCATAGTTCCTGACTTAAGAGACAATAAGGAACTTTCCGATATCCTTGGAATACCTCTGGATGAAGAGGGATTTTTTAAAGAGGCCCACTTGAAACTAAGGCCTGTAGAGACCATTCAAAAAGGGATATTTATTACAGGGTTGGCACAGTTTCCAAAGGAACTCGATGAGACATTTAGCCAATGTTCAGCAGTTGTTTCACGTGCAACAGCCTCAATCCTATCAAAGGATACTCTCCTACTTGACACACCTATTGCCCGAGTCATTAAGGACAAATGTGATGGCTGTGGCCTATGTGTTGACCCATGTCCATTCAGGGCTATCAAGATCATTGAATATATATTCAAGAAAGAAGTCAAAAGAACTATTGAAATAGAGGAAGCCAATTGCACAGGTTGTGGTATCTGTGTGGCAACCTGTCCAAAAGAAGGAATAGAGGTATCGGGGTTTGAGCCCTCAACAATTCTCTCACAAATAGACGCTATAATAAAAGAACGCAACAATGGCGATTTTGAACCCTATATCCTGGGTTTTTTATGCCATTGGTGTGCCTACGCCAGCGCTGATTTGGCAGGGGCCCACAAGATAGAATACCCAGCAAATGTGCGTTTTATTAGAGTGATGTGTACCGGTACAGTAAACCCAAATATAATAGTGTATGCTCTGTCTAGGGGTATAGACGGGGTCATAGTCCTTGGATGTCATCCAGGGGAATGTCATTACCACAAGGGAAATTTAGTGGCCCTAGAAAGAAAAGAGACCATCGAGTTAATACTGGAAGAATATGGAATCTCTCCAGAGAGATATCTCCTTGATTGGTGTTCATCCGGGCAAGCAGAGAGATTTGTCAATATAGTGACAGAGTTCGTTGAAAAAATTAAGGACCTAGGCCCTAATACTCATACGATAACAACATTCCAGCCCCCTACTGCCAATAACTTGAAAGATGAAAGAAGATATCCACCAATGACCAGGTGCTTTGATGGAGTCTTATATTATTGGGATGGACATAGATACAGATCATCAAAGAGTGCTCAACGGTCTCTCAAGAAACACCTAGATAAAGGATTCGAGGTTAAACTCATACCAGAAGAAAATGTTTTTCTCATCTATACAAGAAAAGAAATAAATGACCACCTAAACTAG
- the gspE gene encoding type II secretion system ATPase GspE: MFQEIQPADFPEKPPLLNGLTPQQMRHWKVLPVAVDDDAVKIAMARPNDLYLIEVLENIYNRPLKIFKANEDDILATIYRWYEADMDISGESQEDEEARAIDELWEDPEQLKDMASEAPVIRLVNHLISQALEVKASDIHFEPYRDKFVVRFRIDGVLHEVETIAKRLQPAITSRIKLMGKMNIAEMRLPQDGRIKVKDRERDIDIRVSTLPTLFGESIVLRLLNRGEVKLELESLGFPPDTLMDFESIIRRPYGLILVTGPTGSGKTTTLYAVMNLINSPDKKIVTVEDPVEYQLDGINQIQVKPKIGLTFANALRTILRQDPDIILIGEIRDAETAEIAIQSALTGHLVFSTLHTNDAPSAITRLQEMGVESYLLASCLLGVMAQRLVRVICPHCKESHPIDEELYQELLNGIEGTDQPVVPKEVWRGKGCPNCATTGYSGRTGIYELLKVDETIRRLIVRGEDSASILKAAKANGMRTLREDGLQKVLLGQTTFEEVLRVSN; this comes from the coding sequence ATGTTTCAGGAAATTCAACCAGCAGACTTTCCGGAAAAACCTCCACTTTTAAATGGCCTTACGCCTCAACAGATGCGCCACTGGAAGGTCCTTCCAGTGGCTGTTGATGATGATGCGGTCAAAATCGCAATGGCAAGGCCAAATGATCTCTATCTTATCGAAGTCTTGGAAAACATTTACAACAGACCCCTTAAAATTTTCAAGGCAAATGAAGACGATATCCTTGCCACTATCTATAGGTGGTACGAAGCAGATATGGATATATCTGGTGAAAGTCAAGAAGATGAAGAGGCAAGGGCTATTGACGAACTCTGGGAAGACCCTGAACAATTAAAGGACATGGCCTCTGAGGCCCCTGTAATCCGCCTGGTGAATCATCTAATTAGTCAGGCCCTGGAGGTTAAGGCCTCTGATATCCATTTTGAACCTTACCGCGATAAGTTTGTAGTGAGATTCAGGATAGATGGGGTACTCCACGAAGTTGAGACAATAGCCAAGAGACTTCAACCGGCCATAACTTCCAGAATAAAGCTCATGGGTAAAATGAACATAGCGGAGATGCGGCTTCCTCAAGACGGCCGCATAAAGGTGAAAGATCGCGAACGAGACATTGATATCCGTGTTTCAACACTCCCAACCCTTTTTGGCGAAAGTATTGTACTCAGACTCCTAAATAGAGGAGAGGTCAAACTAGAACTTGAAAGTCTTGGATTTCCACCAGATACATTAATGGATTTCGAGTCCATTATAAGACGACCTTATGGACTCATCTTAGTAACAGGCCCTACAGGTAGCGGTAAGACCACAACTCTGTATGCGGTAATGAACCTCATAAATTCTCCAGACAAAAAGATAGTAACTGTAGAGGACCCTGTTGAATACCAGTTAGATGGAATAAACCAAATCCAGGTAAAACCAAAAATTGGATTAACCTTTGCCAATGCCCTTCGCACAATATTGAGACAAGATCCAGACATCATCCTAATTGGAGAGATCAGGGATGCAGAGACAGCAGAAATTGCTATACAGTCTGCATTAACAGGGCACCTAGTCTTTTCAACTCTCCATACCAACGACGCCCCAAGTGCCATAACAAGATTACAGGAAATGGGCGTTGAATCGTATCTTTTGGCCTCATGTCTCCTAGGGGTCATGGCCCAGAGACTAGTGAGAGTAATATGCCCCCATTGTAAAGAGTCTCATCCTATCGATGAAGAATTATATCAAGAACTACTGAATGGAATTGAAGGGACGGACCAGCCAGTCGTACCCAAAGAGGTATGGCGTGGTAAAGGATGTCCTAACTGCGCTACTACAGGATATTCTGGTAGAACTGGCATCTATGAACTCTTAAAGGTGGATGAAACCATACGCCGCCTAATTGTTCGAGGTGAAGACAGCGCATCTATTCTTAAGGCCGCAAAGGCAAATGGCATGAGGACCCTTAGAGAGGATGGACTCCAAAAGGTACTCCTTGGTCAGACTACATTTGAAGAAGTACTCAGGGTATCTAACTAA
- the ade gene encoding adenine deaminase, whose protein sequence is MDIKELKRLIDVASGRTEADILLKGCRLLNVFTGEIYTTNIAISGKWVAGISENYSKAKIVKDCKSKFAIPGLIDSHIHIESTMLSPREFTRAVIPHGTTTVVIDPHEIANVCGIAGIEYMLEAGKALPLNFYVMAPSCVPATDLETSGAEIRSDDLVELLKDTNIHGLGELMNFPGVVFNVDDVIEKITAAHQRGVLIDGHAPGLNGLPLNAYICAGIYSDHECSSPEEALKKIRRGMNIFIREGSGARNLNELLKAITIENYSNFSFATDDRHPDDLKDNGHIDDILRRAVSLGLPPIWAVKMATVNAARNLGLKMRGAIAPGYFADIVLVEDLRNFEVCEVIINGKLVYSDGTIQCDLKEIDSSSVNHTINIGNFSQDLLKLEAVPDHKVNIIKVIEHQIVTEWMIDKPKVENELVVSDPERDIIKIAVIERHKATGNIGIGLIHGLSIKDGAIASSVAHDSHNIITAGTSDREMALAIEHLRSIGGGFTVVKGDTVLASCPLPIAGLMSEDSYEDVADRLEEVINASKEIGIKLSNPFMTLSFMALPVIPKLKITDRGLVDVERFKLIGLWTK, encoded by the coding sequence ATGGACATAAAAGAACTTAAAAGACTTATTGATGTGGCTTCAGGGAGAACTGAGGCAGATATCCTTTTAAAAGGCTGTCGGCTTTTAAATGTATTTACGGGAGAAATTTATACTACCAATATTGCCATTTCAGGCAAATGGGTTGCTGGCATCAGTGAGAACTATTCAAAGGCCAAAATTGTAAAAGATTGCAAATCTAAATTTGCCATACCAGGGCTAATAGATTCACATATCCACATTGAAAGCACAATGTTGAGCCCCAGGGAATTTACAAGGGCGGTTATACCTCATGGGACCACCACAGTGGTTATAGATCCTCATGAAATAGCCAATGTATGCGGTATTGCCGGTATTGAGTACATGCTAGAGGCAGGCAAGGCCTTACCTTTAAATTTTTACGTCATGGCCCCATCTTGTGTACCTGCCACGGATCTTGAGACCTCGGGTGCAGAAATTAGAAGTGATGATCTTGTAGAGTTGTTAAAAGATACAAATATCCATGGACTTGGGGAATTGATGAATTTCCCAGGGGTTGTCTTTAATGTTGATGACGTTATTGAAAAAATAACAGCGGCCCATCAAAGAGGGGTTTTAATTGATGGTCATGCTCCTGGTCTAAATGGTCTTCCACTAAATGCCTATATATGTGCAGGAATATATTCTGATCATGAATGTAGCTCCCCAGAAGAAGCATTGAAAAAGATTAGGCGGGGAATGAATATCTTTATAAGAGAAGGCTCTGGAGCAAGGAATTTAAATGAACTTTTAAAGGCAATAACAATAGAAAATTACAGTAATTTTTCGTTTGCAACCGATGATCGCCATCCCGATGATCTAAAGGACAATGGGCATATAGACGATATTTTGAGACGTGCTGTATCCTTGGGACTACCGCCTATTTGGGCAGTAAAAATGGCTACTGTTAACGCTGCAAGAAATTTGGGCTTAAAGATGAGAGGTGCTATAGCACCGGGTTATTTTGCAGACATTGTCCTTGTTGAAGATTTGAGAAATTTTGAAGTGTGTGAAGTCATTATAAATGGGAAATTGGTCTACTCTGATGGAACTATACAGTGTGATCTTAAAGAGATAGATAGTTCAAGCGTGAACCATACTATCAATATAGGGAATTTTTCCCAAGATTTATTAAAATTAGAGGCCGTTCCTGATCATAAAGTAAATATAATAAAGGTAATAGAACACCAAATAGTAACAGAATGGATGATAGATAAACCCAAAGTAGAAAATGAGCTTGTGGTCTCTGATCCAGAAAGAGACATAATAAAAATAGCTGTCATAGAACGTCACAAGGCTACTGGAAATATCGGTATTGGTCTAATCCACGGCCTGTCAATAAAGGATGGAGCTATAGCGAGTTCAGTGGCACATGACTCCCATAATATAATAACAGCAGGTACGTCAGATAGGGAAATGGCACTGGCAATAGAACATTTGAGATCAATAGGTGGAGGCTTTACTGTAGTAAAAGGAGACACGGTCCTTGCCTCCTGTCCGCTACCTATAGCTGGTCTCATGTCTGAAGATTCTTACGAAGATGTTGCAGACAGACTAGAAGAGGTGATTAATGCATCTAAAGAGATCGGGATCAAGCTTTCAAATCCATTTATGACTCTTTCTTTTATGGCTCTCCCTGTAATACCAAAATTGAAGATAACTGATAGAGGGCTTGTAGATGTGGAAAGATTTAAGTTAATAGGTCTTTGGACAAAATGA
- a CDS encoding type II secretion system F family protein, with product MARFSCEYLDQNGQRKNSIEEAKSAQELIKDLTRRGLQPIKIKRVQTLEAILFKKRIRFSHEDLIYFTKELSDLLQAGVQMERALKIVADASDNEIVKKIVTSIRQAIQSGQNLSEALSEYPEIFSPLYINMVRVGEMGGVLPEVLKRLEEFLERSREIKKFIISSSIYPSVLLLVGMFSVFILVTYVVPKFGEIFEDLNQPMPLMTMMIVKFSTFLKNWWWIIAGIIFAIGVFLKWKLKTPEGRRIFDTYILKAPIAGSIVQFVEFGRMARTLGTLIESGIPILKGISLSKEVISNSRLKDSLDELYKGVRQGKSMSLLMRRDPVFPSLLVHLVAVGEETGDLGTMLLKVADDFDEKIQSRTKMLLSLIEPVTIVVMGLIIGGIILSMLMAIFGINEVQF from the coding sequence ATGGCCAGATTTTCATGCGAATACCTTGATCAAAATGGTCAGAGAAAAAATTCTATAGAAGAGGCCAAAAGCGCACAGGAACTGATCAAAGACCTCACGAGGAGAGGGCTTCAGCCTATAAAGATAAAACGTGTTCAGACCCTAGAGGCAATTCTATTTAAAAAACGAATACGTTTTTCCCATGAGGATCTAATATATTTTACAAAAGAGCTTTCAGATCTACTTCAAGCAGGGGTCCAGATGGAAAGGGCCCTAAAGATTGTTGCAGATGCCTCAGACAATGAAATCGTAAAAAAAATTGTCACATCTATTAGGCAGGCCATTCAGTCAGGGCAAAATCTATCAGAGGCACTGTCAGAATATCCTGAGATATTTAGTCCCCTCTATATAAATATGGTGAGAGTCGGTGAAATGGGAGGGGTGCTCCCAGAAGTGTTAAAACGCTTGGAAGAATTTCTTGAAAGAAGCAGAGAGATAAAAAAATTCATTATAAGTTCCTCAATATACCCTTCAGTACTATTGTTAGTGGGCATGTTTTCAGTCTTTATCTTGGTCACTTACGTTGTACCAAAATTCGGGGAAATATTTGAAGATTTAAACCAGCCAATGCCCCTGATGACCATGATGATCGTAAAATTTAGTACTTTTCTGAAGAACTGGTGGTGGATTATCGCAGGAATTATCTTTGCCATAGGCGTTTTTCTGAAATGGAAACTCAAGACCCCTGAGGGAAGGCGTATCTTTGATACATATATATTAAAGGCTCCTATAGCTGGGTCTATAGTGCAATTTGTTGAATTTGGCAGGATGGCAAGGACCCTTGGCACACTAATAGAAAGTGGGATACCTATTTTAAAGGGAATATCTCTATCCAAAGAAGTGATCTCAAATTCTCGTCTAAAAGACTCTCTTGATGAATTATACAAAGGGGTCCGTCAGGGTAAGAGTATGAGCCTTCTTATGAGAAGAGATCCTGTATTCCCTTCTTTATTAGTCCACTTAGTGGCAGTGGGAGAAGAAACCGGCGATCTTGGTACCATGCTTTTAAAGGTGGCAGACGACTTTGATGAAAAGATCCAGTCTCGTACAAAAATGCTCCTGTCCCTCATAGAACCTGTAACAATTGTGGTCATGGGGCTCATTATAGGCGGAATCATCCTATCAATGCTCATGGCCATATTTGGTATAAATGAAGTTCAGTTTTAA
- a CDS encoding (Fe-S)-binding protein — translation MKNYVLRDRILKVCGNNLLSCLHCGSCASVCHASGIQNMDPERLLRLILLGLDEEALNTTWIWRCSLCGRCRRHCPVDIDIPGIIYYLRQCQGESFAPKILKEFYVRTLTTGNVLSLTPFEVIKTLQWLEQELRRISNRPDFSIPIDKTGAEILVFVSSRDLKFNPKTILALSFLLNMAKADWTIPSYGFEESNFAAMAGNIDAQKNISLQKIQTCRNLGSRIILMDSCEHAFLKAGFGPLPTKIQFPDIEILSTPVLIWRYLKKGRLSPPKKNNQKQAMDSYPLVIVNDPCNVEPDSEIYKSVRNILSAYGFSVKTLEPAPPNCICCGGGAGAGLLGLEDRRQLTLLKRKQLLKLKETGILTTYCHQCAEQLREIIIDTNINLKFLSFQELLFEVYL, via the coding sequence TTGAAGAATTATGTTTTGAGAGACAGGATCTTAAAAGTATGCGGCAATAACCTCCTTTCTTGTCTTCACTGTGGATCTTGTGCATCTGTTTGTCATGCATCAGGCATTCAGAATATGGATCCAGAACGACTTTTGAGGCTGATATTATTAGGGCTTGATGAAGAGGCATTAAATACTACCTGGATTTGGAGATGCTCCCTTTGTGGCAGGTGTAGACGACACTGCCCAGTTGATATCGATATACCAGGCATAATTTACTACCTGCGACAATGCCAAGGTGAATCCTTTGCACCAAAAATTTTAAAAGAATTTTATGTCCGCACCTTAACTACTGGAAATGTGCTCTCTCTTACACCATTCGAGGTAATAAAAACACTCCAGTGGCTAGAACAAGAACTTAGACGTATTTCAAATAGGCCAGATTTCTCTATTCCTATAGATAAGACCGGAGCAGAGATCCTAGTCTTTGTTAGTTCAAGAGATTTAAAGTTCAATCCTAAGACGATCCTTGCCCTATCATTTCTCCTCAATATGGCCAAGGCAGACTGGACTATCCCAAGCTATGGATTTGAAGAATCAAATTTTGCAGCCATGGCTGGTAATATTGATGCCCAAAAAAACATTTCCTTACAAAAAATCCAGACATGTAGAAACCTAGGGTCTAGAATAATATTGATGGATTCATGCGAACATGCCTTTTTAAAGGCAGGCTTTGGCCCTTTGCCTACAAAGATCCAATTCCCAGATATTGAAATTTTATCTACCCCTGTACTCATTTGGCGTTATTTAAAAAAAGGGCGCCTTTCACCTCCTAAAAAAAACAACCAAAAGCAGGCCATGGACTCTTATCCATTGGTGATAGTAAATGATCCTTGTAATGTAGAACCTGACTCAGAGATTTACAAATCAGTACGAAATATACTCTCTGCCTATGGTTTTTCAGTCAAAACTCTGGAACCAGCACCACCTAACTGCATCTGCTGTGGTGGAGGGGCAGGAGCTGGACTTTTAGGACTAGAGGATAGAAGGCAGTTGACCTTACTCAAAAGAAAACAACTTTTAAAATTAAAAGAGACAGGAATATTAACTACCTATTGCCATCAGTGTGCTGAACAATTAAGGGAGATTATAATAGACACAAATATCAACTTAAAATTTCTCAGTTTCCAGGAACTTCTTTTTGAAGTTTATCTATGA
- the gspG gene encoding type II secretion system major pseudopilin GspG — MKHRKITTNQKGFTLIELLVVVIIIGLLASLVAPKFFGKLSQSRIKAAKAQIELLGAALDEFRLDNGRYPTTEEGLEALRKKPEGLENWAGPYLPKDIPKDPWGHDYVYKSPGEHGDYDLMSYGRDGEPGGEGEDADIVSWK, encoded by the coding sequence ATGAAACATCGCAAAATCACTACAAATCAAAAGGGATTTACCTTAATAGAACTCCTAGTGGTAGTCATAATAATAGGTCTTCTTGCAAGTCTTGTTGCCCCAAAATTTTTTGGAAAACTCTCTCAAAGCAGGATTAAGGCCGCTAAGGCACAGATCGAATTATTGGGTGCTGCTCTTGATGAATTTAGACTAGACAATGGTAGGTATCCCACCACAGAAGAAGGGCTTGAAGCCCTAAGAAAAAAGCCTGAAGGCCTTGAGAATTGGGCTGGACCCTATCTTCCAAAGGACATCCCAAAAGATCCCTGGGGGCATGACTATGTCTATAAATCTCCTGGGGAGCATGGAGATTATGACCTAATGAGTTACGGAAGAGATGGAGAGCCTGGAGGAGAGGGAGAAGATGCAGACATTGTAAGTTGGAAATAG
- the pgeF gene encoding peptidoglycan editing factor PgeF, whose protein sequence is MKKANTLSYVEIMPHLPPYFRDKLKALTYKRRGGVSLPPYDTLNLGLFVGDTPENLERNLRIICNHFGVDLERLVALKQVHSNKVLVISEVPDSLVVGEADGLVTDVKGLALMIHHADCQAIVFFDPRKQIIGNCHAGWRGLSNGIVENMVSTMVRFFDSRPKDLWVGISPALGPCCGEFKGWRELLPVWMRDFIFNGDHLDLKRATLSKLHEVGIHPNHIFSSNICTRCSKDFFSYRRDKKTGRLGTLGMLTP, encoded by the coding sequence ATGAAAAAGGCAAATACCTTATCCTATGTAGAGATTATGCCCCATCTTCCCCCTTATTTTAGGGACAAGTTGAAGGCCCTCACGTATAAACGAAGGGGTGGAGTCAGTCTTCCTCCTTATGACACTTTGAATCTGGGTCTTTTTGTTGGAGATACCCCAGAGAATTTAGAGAGAAATCTCAGGATAATCTGTAATCACTTTGGAGTGGATCTTGAGAGACTGGTGGCACTAAAACAAGTACATAGTAATAAAGTGTTGGTGATATCAGAGGTACCTGATTCATTAGTTGTTGGAGAGGCAGATGGGTTGGTGACAGATGTCAAGGGACTGGCACTCATGATTCACCACGCAGATTGCCAGGCCATAGTCTTTTTTGATCCCAGGAAACAGATAATTGGGAACTGTCATGCTGGCTGGAGAGGTCTCTCAAATGGAATTGTCGAGAACATGGTTTCAACCATGGTTAGATTTTTTGATTCGAGACCTAAGGATCTTTGGGTTGGCATAAGTCCAGCCCTCGGCCCATGCTGTGGAGAGTTTAAAGGATGGAGGGAGTTATTGCCAGTTTGGATGAGGGACTTCATATTCAATGGAGATCATCTTGATCTAAAGAGAGCAACCCTTAGCAAACTTCATGAGGTTGGAATTCACCCCAATCACATATTCTCATCTAATATATGTACCAGATGCTCCAAAGACTTTTTTTCTTATAGGAGAGATAAAAAAACAGGAAGACTTGGAACGTTGGGAATGTTGACTCCATAG